Proteins encoded together in one Oryzias latipes chromosome 11, ASM223467v1 window:
- the LOC101164656 gene encoding collagen alpha-2(IX) chain, with protein MAALHASLKSWVVLQTLCLALAQVMGPPGPQGLPGPSGPSGTPGSDGIDGEKGKPGSPGPPGQKGEPGQPGPNGPPGENGIDGLIGAKGDRGPIGRPGPKGQPGPSGEPGAPGSGLPGLAGALGPTGLPGKIGQTGPKGVMGPPGPPGLPGPPGKPGPPGKFLGLEEGSADIQCPLNCPAGPKGPQGLQGVKGHKGRAGILGDPGSIGKPGPKGDVGISGEQGIPGVPGPMGLRGYPGMMGPKGEAGPRGYKGTFGPIGIPGPPGEEGPQGPPGEPGEKGDKGSRGIQGSQGAVGKKGENGLPGIDGKDGTPGIPGIKGAPGQPGRPGPPGPQGTAGLPGSSGAKGESGDKGEPGPRGHVGLPGSPGPLGEPGIPGEAGMEGVPGPKGDRGQRGPTGQQGPVGKPGSKGERGPIGIPGAQGLTGTKGDKGFQGKIGPKGDIGDPGVEGLAGEKGEKGISGEPGPKGQQGIRGDLGHNGPTGDPGKPGDQGPPGLPGPRGLHGERGVPGMPGIQGPLGRDASDQHIIEVVLKMLQERLAAVAVSAKRAVLGGAGVMGPPGPPGPPGAPGPQGPHGLPGPRGIPGIFGAPGQIGNIGLKGKRGPKGERGDPGKPHQGQPGPPGIQGPPGTDGVARDGRPGERGPQGSAGEPGYPGKAGPPGLPGYCEAAMCLAASAYTSPRLQEAGTIKGPNV; from the exons ATGGCTGCGCTCCACGCCTCGCTGAAGTCCTGGGTTGTCCTGCAGACCTTGTGCCTAGCTCTGGCTCAAGTG ATGGGTCCACCTGGACCCCAGGGTCTGCCAGGCCCATCAGGCCCCTCTGGCACTCCCGGCTCGGATGGCATTGAT ggagaaaaaggaaaacctgGGTCCCCCGGACCTCCA GGGCAAAAGGGAGAACCAGGGCAGCCTGGTCCAAATGGGCCACCAGGGGAGAACGGCATTGAT GGTTTGATTGGAGCAAAAGGGGATCGCGGTCCCATTGGGAGACCAGGCCCAAAG GGTCAGCCTGGTCCGAGTGGTGAGCCTGGGGCTCCG gGATCCGGGCTTCCAGGTCTGGCT GGAGCTCTTGGGCCAACTGGACTTCCAGGTAAAATTGGACAAACCGGTCCAAAG GGAGTAATGGGACCACCTGGACCACCAGGACTCCCTGGACCCCCTGGAAAGCCA GGTCCCCCGGGCAAATTCCTTGGATTAGAAGAAGGCAGTGCAGACATACAG TGTCCTCTCAACTGTCCAGCGGGTCCTAAAGGCCCTCAGGGGCTTCAAGGTGTCAAG GGACACAAAGGGCGTGCCGGAATTCTTGGCGACCCAGGCAGCATTGGAAAACCG GGCCCCAAAGGAGATGTTGGGATCTCTGGGGAGCAGGGTATCCCTGGTGTGCCG GGTCCGATGGGTTTGAGGGGGTATCCAGGAATGATGGGTCCCAAAGGAGAAGCA GGCCCTCGAGGATACAAGGGAACATTTGGACCAATAGGGATTCCTGGACCTCCT GGTGAAGAAGGACCTCAGGGACCACCTGGAGAGCcaggagagaaaggagacaAA GGCAGCAGAGGTATCCAGGGTTCTCAGGGTGCAGTTGGtaaaaagggagaaaat GGTCTTCCTGGTATTGATGGAAAAGACGGCACACCTGGCATTCCCGGAATCAAA GGGGCTCCTGGGCAGCCAGGAAGGCCGGGTCCTCCTGGTCCTCAGGGAACAGCG GGATTACCTGGATCCTCCGGGGCAAAGGGAGAATCTGGAGATAAG GGCGAGCCTGGACCAAGGGGTCATGTTGGTCTACCCGGTTCTCCAGGACCTCTG GGAGAGCCTGGCATTCCTGGGGAGGCCGGTATGGAAGGAGTTCCTGGACCTAAG GGAGACAGAGGCCAACGGGGACCCACTGGCCAACAGGGACCAGTTGGAAAGCCG GGAAGCAAAGGAGAAAGAGGACCCATTGGTATCCCGGGAGCACAGGGTCTTACTGGAACTAAGGGAGACAAG GGTTTCCAAGGCAAAATTGGTCCAAAGGGAGATATA GGCGACCCAGGTGTTGAGGGATTGGCTGGTGAGAAAGGAGAAAAG ggtATCTCTGGTGAACCAGGGCCCAAAGGACAG CAAGGAATCAGGGGGGATCTTGGACATAATGGACCCACAGGAGACCCCGGAAAACCAGGCGATCAAGGACCTCCAGGGCTGCCGGGACCAAGAGGACTTCATGGAGAACGTGGAGTACCTGGCATGCCAGGCATTCAGGGACCACTG GGTCGGGATGCATCTGACCAGCATATTATTGAAGTGGTTTTGAAGATGCTGCAGG AGAGACTAGCAGCAGTGGCGGTGAGTGCAAAGAGGGCTGTGCTTGGAGGTGCAGGTGTGATGGGACCTCCAGGTCCCCCTGGACCTCCTGGAGCACCTGGTCCTCAAGGACCGCATGGCTTACCGGGTCCCCGTGGCATCCCTGGTATTTTTGGTGCACCTGGGCAGATCGGAAACATAGGACTCAAAG GAAAAAGAGGGCCAAAGGGGGAGAGGGGAGATCCTGGCAAACCACACCAAGGAcagccaggacctccaggaaTTCAAG GTCCTCCTGGCACTGATGGTGTGGCTCGG